The following DNA comes from Phytohabitans rumicis.
CGCCGGCACCACCACGGAGATGGCCGTTGTACGCCGCCCGAGCCGGTTGACACGGCCGGCCCGCTGGGCGATGGCCCCACCGGGTGCCAGCTCCGTCACCATGGCGGCCAGGTCGAGGTCGACGCCGACCTCAAGGCTCTGGGTGGCCACCAGCACGTCGACCGTGGCGTCGCCGGCGATGCTGAGCAGACCCGACCGTGGCGGCTTCAGACGGATCACGTCGTGTGGGCGCACCCGCCCGCAGACCAGTTCGATCTTCATGCCACGCGCGCGCAACTCGGCGGCGACGTCGGCGGCGACAGCGACCGTGTTGACGAAGCACCCGACCGTCGGGCCGTATGCCTCACGCAGCCGTACCGCCTCGTCCGCCAGCGCTGTGACGCCTGCCTTCCGGGCCGGGCCGCCGGGTGGGAGCGGCCAGGACGCGAGCGGCAGCAGGGTAACCGGCTTCGGCGTGGTCAGCCGTTGTCGCAACGGTTCGTCCACCTCCAGGTCGTCCGGTTCGACACCGACCGCTACACCGGCGTCAGCGGTGGGCGTGGCGGTGGTCTCGACGACCTGAAGGACTGGGACGTCGAGTGGCTCCTCCGCGACCGCGGCCAGCTCGGCGACGCGGCGCGCCGTGGTGACCAACTGCCGAGAGAGGTGTGCCTCGTCGACGACGGCGACCGTGTCATACGCGAGCAGGCCCGCCTCACGGGGCCGCGCCTGTGCCCGCGACCCGTAGCCAGACAGCAGCAGGCGCGAGCCCCACATGTCGGGCGTCGCGCAGAGCACAGCGCAACCGACCGGGTCATCCAGCCACTCCCGCGACGGGGGCGCCCCGCCACGCAGCAATGGCGTCCACAGCAGCGGGTCGACCGGCCTCCGGCTCTGCCGGCGCAGCAAGCTGAGCGCCTCGGCCATCCGGGTGAGTACGCCGTCACCATCGCGGGCATCCGTCAGGCGTTCCGCGACAGACTTCGCGTGCTCGTGCTGGTCGTCGACGAGGGCGCGGCGGTCGACGACGAGCGCCAGCCGGCGCGGGACCCGGACCGGGTGACCGGACGCCATCAGCGCCACCGCGAACACATGTACGTCGATGACGCTGGTCTTGCCCGCTCCGGTGGGCGCGACGAGCTGGTCCGGCCACCGTCCGGTGTGGAGGAGGTGGTCAAGAAGCCGCTCCTGCCACCGGAACGGCGTATGTCCATCATGGACCTCACCGAAGAAGGCGCCGAAGTCGGTGCGGTCGAGGCTCATCGGACCATCCTCCGCGCGATGTCGGCGGGCAGGTCCACGGGCACGAGCAGGCCGCCGCCGAGGTGCCGGCTCTGCCCGATGGCGGCGATCGTCCGGGGACCGGTTAGGTCGCCAAGGCCCAGGATGGCCCGGTACGGCTGGATCAGCGTGTCTGGGTGCACTCGGTGCACGTAGCGGCCGACGTCGCCGTCCATCACCCGTACCGCGGACTGGACCCGAACCCCGCGGCCGGCGGCAGCTTCGGCCAAGGCTCGATATCGTGCGTCACCCCGACCCAGTGCCGAGATCTCCTGCCGCCAGACCAACGCGACCGACAACGCCGCGGCGTCGGCCAGAGACCAGCGGCCGCCGCGCGGCGGCCGGGTGTCGGGCACGGCGACTGGATCGGTCTGCCACCAACGCTCAGTCCCCGCGGCCGGCTCCGGCCAGAACCGGTCGGCCGGGACCTCCACCGGCACACCGACAGAGAACGGGCCGGAAGCGACCCGGACGACCCGCAGCCGTGGCGCCGCGATCCGGATCAGGGCGAGGTCGACGTCGCTCGCCTCCCGCGGTAACAGCAACAGCACCGCCGCCGCACCGCCGACGGCCGGAGCACCGGGTCCAAGGAACTGGATCGCGCACCGGTTGGCGGGGCGTGGCACCCCTGCTTCGTAGACGCCGGTCAGGATCGCGGGCGCACCGTCACCGACCAGCGCGATGAGCGTGCGATGCACGGCGACCGCGCACCGCACCCGCGACTCCGGCGGGATCGGCCGCTCCAGCGGAAAAAGCAGCGCGGACGCCCATGGAGTCGGCGAAGGTGGCGGCTGGGGCTGGGAATACCGGCCGATAGTCAGGCTTGCCGTCGCCACCGGGGGCGGCTCGGTCCGCTCGCTCGACCGGTGCGCGTCGGCCTTCAGCGGCGGCGGCGAAGAGGCCGCCCGGTGCGCCGCCTCCAGCGCATCGACCCGGCCGGTGACGGCCACCGCGAGGTCCAGGCCGTCGCCGGTGAATAGGTCGGCCTCCCGGTCGAGGCGGTGGGTCGGCTCGGCATCGACCACCGAGAGCAGCACCGGCGACTCGCTGGTCCCGAGATACGGCACTTCGGGACACAACTCGGCCAGCGCGGCAGCGACCGGCTCGGGCGGGCTCTGCTCCCACGTCCAGGCGAACCGTCCGGTCACCGCGACACCACGAACCGCCGGCTTGCCGATCAGCTTGTCCGAGAGTGGGTTGCGGCCCTCTTTGACGACCAAACCCTCTTTCCGGTATGCCGTCGCGGCACCGCCGTTGCGCAGAGTCTGCGGCACGGCGATGCCGTCCGGCGGGTTCGCCTCCAGCCAGCGCAACGCGTCGCGGTCGGCGTCACATGGCCGCAGCCCATCGGCCTCGGCGACCGCCCGGACGCCCTGCGCCGCCGCGCAGAGCAGGGCGGCGTGCAGCCGGGCCGGTGACGGCAGCGGGTCGGGCTGGCCGTCGCCTATGTGTCCCTTGTAGACACCAAGAAGGGGCTCGGCGACGATCGCGAAGCTCACTTCTCTTCCGCATCCGTGTCGACCGCGCCGGAGACAATGTCCGGGTTGCCGGTGACCCGCAATGCCAGGCCCGACCACGTGACGTCGGCGACCTTCTCGGCGTGCGCGAGCGCCTCGCTCAGCAGCAGGTCGGCCGCGTCGATGGAGAGCGGCTCGACGTCGAGGAACTCGCCGCCCCGCTGGTCGAGCCGGACCATCGGCACCTCCGCCTCGACCAGGTCGCAATTGGCCCGCAAGTAGAGCTCGGCGTCAGACCGGGCGAGCGCGTTGAGCGCCAGCGCGGCCAGCAACGCCCGGCACGCCGCGTCGCCCTCGACACCGGCCCCGAACCGCATCTGGCGCAGCGTGGCGAAGGACAGTACGTGCGTACGGATGATGGTGTCGCAGGCGACGCCGGCCAACTGGTCCAACGTCGGCGGGATTCCACCTAGACCGAGCGCGGACGCCGACTTCGCGTCGCCGGGCTTGATCCCGTTCGCCACCTTGACGATACCGTCATAGTTGCCTGGACTCAGCTCCGCCCGCTGCCGTTCGGCCGTCTCGGCCATCACCTTCTTGCCAAGGTTGATCTGCATACCAACCGGGTCGACCCGCGCGCCGCCGCGCATCCCAGGCTTGGGCTCGGTCAGCACACCCGTCCCGTCACGGCTCGCCGAGACGAAGCCGACGATCTCCCCGACCAGCGCGCTACGCCAGCGACCCTGCCGGCTGCGCCGGCTCGAGTCCCAGCCCCCGAAGACCAGCGTCACCGGGCTCGTCTCCAGCAACGCCCGCGCGTTGGCCGGGGTCGCGTCCCGGACGGCGCGGTACGCCGCCGTCTGCGTGGTCGGCTGCCCGTCGATCATGCCGGCGCGGATGTGCCCGTCGAACACGCGGTGTGGCAGCGTGAGGTCGTAGTAGCGTTCGACCATGCCGTCACGCTCGTACGTGACCTGCACGTGCGGCACACGGGACAGCAACGGGTGCCCGTCCTCGACGGCCTGAGCCAATGCCTGCTCAGCCCGGTTGAGCTGTGACTGCTTGGAGTCGATGACGACCGCGTAGCGGCTCTCGTCACCGAGGTAACGCTGCTCGTACGCGTACACGCCACCCTTCTTGCCTCGCTCGGCGAACTTGGCCGGAGCGACCGACGTATGCCGCCCACCGGCCGGCTCCAGCGACGTCGTCGACGCAAGGCAACTGGACCCGCCCGGCGACCCAGCGGCAAGCAGGACAGCAAGATCCAACGAACGCATAAGCCAACTCTCCATTTCGGACAACGCGGGTTCGGGCATCGGGGTCAGCCGAAACCGCCGCCCCACATGACCGTCCTATGTAGTTAGATGGGGCGCAAGTAGCCAATGCGGCGCCTTGGACGGAACAATCCCTCGTTCGAGGGACACCGTGGTCCTTGCCGCTTTGATTGCTAGGGTGACCGGCAAGGGAGGCACCCTTCGTTGAGGCTCAGATTTCACCTACGTCGCGTTCGATGTGACAGCCGCGCCTCCTCCCAAAGGTGATGTAGCTGGGCTGCCGGAAGCGGCGGAAGGCGAGCGGCGGGCGCGGGCGACGACGTCCTCAGGGGATAGTGGGCTCGCGGGGTGGTGGCTGAGGCACAGCGGGGTCCGCGCCTTGCGGAACGGCTGACCCTCGACCGCCACATAGAACTGCCCGCTCCTCAGGCGAGAGATGTCCGGTACGTCGCCGCCCTTGAAGCGAGCCATCTCGCGGGCCGCCTCGATGTGCACCGGCGCGTTGAGAAGCCCGAAGAACTGCGTCGCCGCGTTGCCGGGTAGTTGGCTGTGCAAGCCTTTGGGCGCCTGGGTGGCGAAGACCAGGCCGAGGCCGTACTTGCGCGCCTGGGACGCGAGCATCAACGTGCTGCGCGTGCAGGCCGTGACCGGGCCGGACGGCGCCAGCGTCTGCGCCTCGTCCATCACCAGCAGGCCGCCCAGTGGCCGGTCGAGGGCCGGGTTGCGCTTGATCCAAGAGAAGAGGGCCATCTGGAGTTGGTTGACGAAGCCCTGCCGCTTCTCCTCGCCCGGCAGTCCGACGAAGCTGATGACCGACACGCGGGCGCGCTTGCCCGGTGCCGGCGTCAGCAGCGTGCCCGGGTCGGCCGACTCGCCGGTGCCACCGAAGAGCGGGTCGTTGATCCGGGCAGCCTCCAGATTCTCCGCCAGGTCGGCGGCGATCGCCGCAGCGCCGATCAGCTCGCTCACCCCGTCGGGCAAGTCCCGCAGCAGCTCGATCAGGCCGCTGAGGGTCGCCGCCCCGCCGTGCCGGCCGTGGTACCGCAATGCCTGCCGCAACACCGCCTGGCCACGCAGGGACTTGGCCGTGTTGGCGGCCACCTGGGCGCGCGGGGCTAACGCGTCGACTGCGCTGTCGACCGCCTGGGTGAACTCGTCAGGGTCGTCGCGCACGCCGCTGAAGTCGGGCAGCGGCTGGAAGGTCAGCGGCCTTCCGCCCTCCCGCCCCGGCGTCCAGACCACGACCTCCGTCGAGTCGAGGTAGTCGGTCGCCGCCTGCGCGTCGGCGTCGCTCCACGCATGTGGCGCGTCCGGCCAAGCGTCGCCGAGGCGGGCGAGGTCGTTGTTGGGATCGAGGACGATCGCGGAGACGCCCAGCAGCGCGCACTCCTCGACCAGCCGTCGGATGAGGACTGTCTTGCCCGA
Coding sequences within:
- the csb2 gene encoding type I-G CRISPR-associated protein Csb2, whose product is MSFAIVAEPLLGVYKGHIGDGQPDPLPSPARLHAALLCAAAQGVRAVAEADGLRPCDADRDALRWLEANPPDGIAVPQTLRNGGAATAYRKEGLVVKEGRNPLSDKLIGKPAVRGVAVTGRFAWTWEQSPPEPVAAALAELCPEVPYLGTSESPVLLSVVDAEPTHRLDREADLFTGDGLDLAVAVTGRVDALEAAHRAASSPPPLKADAHRSSERTEPPPVATASLTIGRYSQPQPPPSPTPWASALLFPLERPIPPESRVRCAVAVHRTLIALVGDGAPAILTGVYEAGVPRPANRCAIQFLGPGAPAVGGAAAVLLLLPREASDVDLALIRIAAPRLRVVRVASGPFSVGVPVEVPADRFWPEPAAGTERWWQTDPVAVPDTRPPRGGRWSLADAAALSVALVWRQEISALGRGDARYRALAEAAAGRGVRVQSAVRVMDGDVGRYVHRVHPDTLIQPYRAILGLGDLTGPRTIAAIGQSRHLGGGLLVPVDLPADIARRMVR
- the cas7g gene encoding type I-G CRISPR-associated RAMP protein Csb1/Cas7g → MRSLDLAVLLAAGSPGGSSCLASTTSLEPAGGRHTSVAPAKFAERGKKGGVYAYEQRYLGDESRYAVVIDSKQSQLNRAEQALAQAVEDGHPLLSRVPHVQVTYERDGMVERYYDLTLPHRVFDGHIRAGMIDGQPTTQTAAYRAVRDATPANARALLETSPVTLVFGGWDSSRRSRQGRWRSALVGEIVGFVSASRDGTGVLTEPKPGMRGGARVDPVGMQINLGKKVMAETAERQRAELSPGNYDGIVKVANGIKPGDAKSASALGLGGIPPTLDQLAGVACDTIIRTHVLSFATLRQMRFGAGVEGDAACRALLAALALNALARSDAELYLRANCDLVEAEVPMVRLDQRGGEFLDVEPLSIDAADLLLSEALAHAEKVADVTWSGLALRVTGNPDIVSGAVDTDAEEK